TCGGACATTGAGATCTTGTCAATGTCGGTCTCCTCTTCCCGTTCCTCGACAGAAGCCCTGCTCCCCGAAAGCAACGAGAAGCCCCTTTGATGCCGCGcatcctcttccctctcctcgcTCCTTCCGCTGtccctgctcttcctctcctctgcttcctcctcctcttttgaGTTTCTCCTCAACCTGTCCATCTCCGTCTCCATCAGAGGGgacatgttctctctctcctcttccgtTTCCCCGGTAAACTTCTTCGCCTTGCTGCGACCCCTGAGGTTCCGCATCTGAAACCAAATAGATGCGTTTGAGACAGTTTGACGCTTTGTGCcgtgtctttttttctttccatctctccagACACCTGCCAAACCACAACAAAGCCTCTTTTATCGATGCCTCTTTCCTGTACAGTTTGAGGTCGACTCTTAGCCTATTATTAGACTTTTCCTGAGCGGTTTCAGGCTCGCTGTACGTCCCATATTTAGCAACACGACTTTTTAAATGGCACCTTCTCTGACATAAAGCACGTATCCTAAAGGTACAACAGACACAAGTGACAGGTTTGCCGCGAAGATGGAAGACGAAGGGGAACAAACCTTGAAGTCTTTTCTCTTGCGCTGCAGAACGGGTCTCTGAAGGAAGAGGATTTGCTTGGTCGACAAACTCCCGTcactgcaggaagagaagaacaGTACTTTTACTACCGTTACCTGCTAGAATCCCGCTGCACATATCGAAATCCACATTCTGTTCGTTGCGGTTCGTAAAGTGACAGGTTACAAGACAACTgcaaatttgtttttgttcgCAGCTCCGGCACATTTCAAAAGCGGTTTCATGTCGAGATGAGCATATGATTTGTCACATCTCAAACCCTCTGTCCTGTGTATCTAAGCTACACTCTCAGTCCTAATCCAAAAAGAGCGACAGGCGGTGTCTTACAACTAAAAGAATAATGTCTCTAAAATCAACAAAGCTGTAATTAGTCCTGAGGTGATGGGATGCACAGAAGAAGCGGAGGACATGGTTAGAACAAGTGTGCAGATCCTTTATTTAAGAagtacaaagacagaaatgtaaaatgacacCATTAGGAAAAGTAAAAATCTAAGTAGTAGCAGCACAATGTAGATAAAGTATTAATGTACAAGCTCTAGTTTGGTCCCCcctgacatatatatatatatatatatatatatagagatatatatatatctctatatctatatctatatctatatatatatatctctatatatatctctatctctatatatatatctatatctctatatctatatctctatatatatatctctatatctatatagatatctctatatctatatatctctatatatatatatatctatatatctctatatatatatatatatatctctatatatatctctctatatatatatatctctatatatatatatatatctctatagatatatatatatatatctctatatctctatctctatatctctatatctctatatatatatatatatatctctctctatatctctatattatatctctatatctctatatatatatctctatatctctatatctctatattatatatatctctatatatatatatatatctctatatatatatatatctctatatatatatatataatatctctatatatatatatatatatatctctatatatatatctctatatctctatatatatatatctctatatctctatatatattctctatatctcatatatatatctctatatatatatatatctctatatctctatatatatatatatctatatatatatatatctctatatctctatatatatatctctatatctctatatatatatctctatatctctatatagatctctatatatatatatatctctatatctctatataataatatctatatatatatctctatatatatatatatctctatatatatatatatctctatatatatatctctatatagatatatatatatatctctatatatatatatatatatatctctatatatatatatatctctatatctctatatctatatctagagatatagatatatctatatatatatatatatatatatatatatatatagatatatatagatatatatagatagatatagatataaatatagatatatacatatatatatagatatagatatatatagatattgcTAATAGcaaatacttgagtaaatgcacttagttcTGTACCTGTTGGTCTTCACAATGGGTGTGGGTATCACACACATCAGCCTCCACCCATACGGCGCCAGAGACTGGAGCAAGGGGATGTAGTCCGTCTTCACCACCACACCCtggacaggacagacagaaaataaaatccctcagacacacacacacaagaaatcaaacacattacagtacacaCGCAGCTAGTAAGATTTAACCTCAGCCACAAACACACGCTACTTACTACTTCCGCTTCATCTCTACTCTTTTATGTGACGTTTGACAGAAAACAGCTGAAGCTTTCAGTCAGAGAGGCTTTTtctcaaagtataaaaaaataaatacaaagaccCACATCAACGACGGTCCACTGCTCGACCACGATGGCATCGTAGGAGGTGTTTGCGGTCTCCTCTGCGGAGCTCTGGAAGATGAACACGCTATCCACAGATGAAACGCCATTGTCTGGAGAAACGGcacagaaacagaagaggaagtaTGCGAGGAGTTACAAGCTCATTTCCACTTTCCAATCTCTCACTATTGATCCCCCTTGTTCCCTTTGGCTTAAGTCTACTTATTCCACGGGTGACTGAGCAGTGATTTATAATATAAGCCGTGGACTTATGGCATGTCGCTCCGTGGATATCATCCATTACCAGTGGGGCAGAGAGCCTGAGCTGCGTCTCCTCTAGTCACTGCTGTGCAAGGTGAGGAGGGGAAATAGttactttaaagctgcaataatcaacatgttaatattattaGATTAAAGGGGAAGTACACCCCATTTTCAAAATGCATACATGTTACTCCTATGGTGTAAGGCgaaaaatattagtaaacttaaaaaacaaatccttgtgatgtcatcaggtaTAAAGTCTGACCATGTTCTGAGTATATGGGGAcagagcattttagcatctttaagcacattgttttgttttacgaCCCGCAACTTAACCGTCACGGTTCCGTCTTACTGTTCTCAGCCGCAGAAAGCAACAATGAATTTCACTGTGCAACTTTTAGGTGCGACTCAGCACTCGTGCTGCGCCTAGATTAAAGTTGCTGACTTCGCGGTACATTTGCCACCTTCTCTCCAGTGTTTGCATGCCCCGAAGGTTTGACTCCATGGGTCCAAAATACCATTATCGTCTTCAAGGTGGAAAAAGCCATCGATGAGGTGCGCGCCGCTGGTGAAATGCTGAGTCATGTGGTCGAGCCAGTGCGTGTCAACTTCCGTGATTTGCCCCGCTTCCTTTTGCACTTGCAGTGGCACCCTGAGTGAGTAGAACCTCAGAGAAGTGTTCAGCTCCCCTGTGTGGTTGTACAAGGCGAAGAGCTGCATCCCtacaggcacacaaacaaaacaatggacGACTGGAGACCAAAACTCATGATGTCGCCCTGAATCGCCCGTTtcagaattatatttatatatattatataactatattaacGTGTTGTTCACAGTAAGTCTCAGCCGGTAAATGTGGAGCTACattgaattaaaatggaaatactcaagtactaAGTGGTTACTTACTACCCTGCGCTGGTGGTAAAGTTGCATCCTCATCTTTCTCTGAACTCTTGAGCcggaggttgttgttgttgtgtgtcgtTGCTCTGCTTTGCCCATCTGTGCAGCTCGAGCTGGACTTCCTGTCATGGGTTCGATCCAGTTCTGGAGAGCTGGGCCAGCTGTCGGAGCTTGAACTTTGTCCTTCCCCCTGATTGGAAAGGTTAAAATGTTTCTCGGTGGATCCTGGGACGTCTGGTAGACGACAACTCTGCTGTCTGATTATACCCGCAGCTTCTGGAGGGCTGGGATACCGCTGGTTCCCTTTCTCTTCTGCTGGGTTTTGATTTGAATGCCACTGAACTGTGTCGACGCCGCTGTGATCTTGATGTCGGTTCGTCGATTCTAGTGACTCCTCGAGGTCGATCTGTAAGTTCTGGAGCTGCTCATTGGACTCGTCCTGGTTAAGATCTAAACTCTGGATGGGTTTCAGAGGACCGAAGTCCGGTTCTCTTGTCTTGTGGTCCCGCGTGTCGTGTTCTTCACCCTCGTGATCCAACTCTCGAGGTTCAAAGGTGTGACGGTCATGCTCCGAGTCATTATGATGTGGTTCCGTAGGATCCGTTGGGCTGTTGTTGGCGCTGAAGGGGTGTCGGTGTATGGGCGACGGGCTTGAATGTAAGGAGGACAGCTCGTCGGGGTCCCAGTGCCCCAAGTAGCAGGGTCCTCCGCCCGGCTGCTGCAGAAAGCCCACAAACATCACCCCTTGCTCTGCTACATCCTGGATCTGGAGGAGTAGcatacacacaaaataaactgtTATTAGAATACATTTGAGTGACGCGTAAACATAAAGAGGGAGTCATTCATCGCTccacaaatacatttgcagCGTCTCTTCTACTATATTCAGACAAACAAAGCTTCatttatacacaaacaaagGCTGACGTACGCAGAGTAGATATTCTGCAAAATAACAACCTACCTAATCATCTGCAAAGatcaaatattcaaatgacAAAGGGACCTCATTATCTCAAcgcatccgtgtgtgtgtgtacgcgtgtgactgcgtctgtgtgtgtcgctcCCTCCCATGGAGCTCTGGTGGTTAATTGTCAGTTGATATTTGGGCTGACAGTTTTAGACAGGCTCAACGGGAGAGAAATCAAATAGCAAACTACCACCAAACAATAACGAGACGCATCTTCCCCCATTACCCCACTgcttttgacacacacacacacacacacacacacacacacacacacacacacacacacacacacacacacacacacacacacacacacacacacacacacacacacacacacacacacacacacacacacacagtctctctatTACCATCCGACACACTCGCAATTACACAAAGTCACAGTTTTATCTGATGAGTTTGTCTGGAGACAGATTGAGAGTGGGAGGGATAGAAAGTGCTGGAGAAATTGAAGTATAGAatttcacacacacgtcactcTATCTGCCCGGTGCCACTCCTGGGTTCTTATCTCGAACTCTCCCTGGCAGCTTGTGATCCGATTGGTTATTCATGTCACGCTGCCGGAGCCTATCACATTATATTCAGTGATGTGCATTTCCATCCAATCAGGTTTTCCTTTGTGCTCGATGGGTGTTCAGATGCAAATCTATTCAATAGAGCACATTTTCATTTCCCATTGTGGGACTGTTGGAGAATTCATGAGCAGAGAGACTAAAAGTGAGTTTTACAGCTGATAAATGCCAGTGATGATGCTGCGGTGGACGGGGCATCTTAGGGTTAAGTCTCATTATAGTTTACCATAACTTCTGTGACCTTCCATTCATTATAAAAGGTCCTCCTTCGGTTACCTAGTAACAGGATAGTGAGCTTTGTCACACGAGATGCAACTAGTGGGAATCCAGTTTGTTAGAACATAGATGGAGGAAAAGAAATCagctttcttttcctcctccatctATTTTTTTACCATATGGCACAGACAGGCAATTACAGGCAGTTGCCTGTAGCCCTTTGAGCCCCGTAATGTTTCCCTCACTGTCACAGCAGCAGTGTTGCACCAACATTAGAGGCGCGCACATAAACAAGTACGGAGAATGACCAAGGGGGAGCTGGGCTGCATTCTACGTAGATCACTTTTGTGCAGACGTGGCAAACCAGTACATCAAATGCAGAATATATCAAGGTGTCTGTGACAGAAAGAACTAGAACAAAGTACCCGCTCGACCTCAGCTTTTAGTGCCACAGCCTCATGTTAAAAACTGTATTGGTGCATCCCTAGTACTTAAGCGGAGATTGGacatacttttttatt
This region of Cottoperca gobio chromosome 11, fCotGob3.1, whole genome shotgun sequence genomic DNA includes:
- the rftn1a gene encoding raftlin; protein product: MFCFFTAFVPPLFFFSPSLFLFVPTFLLFQNTSLLFFPASFETYHVHVLTFVVVVDLISPVLLPPEVPVSSVLCLSSVRELPVQVRELYAQGFVLVAVHPFVHPCGPRHAHIQRQLHRAVLVRETPSSEKSQLRWARHRLETDVCVAGHQAAEPEVIQSYVKRIQDVAEQGVMFVGFLQQPGGGPCYLGHWDPDELSSLHSSPSPIHRHPFSANNSPTDPTEPHHNDSEHDRHTFEPRELDHEGEEHDTRDHKTREPDFGPLKPIQSLDLNQDESNEQLQNLQIDLEESLESTNRHQDHSGVDTVQWHSNQNPAEEKGNQRYPSPPEAAGIIRQQSCRLPDVPGSTEKHFNLSNQGEGQSSSSDSWPSSPELDRTHDRKSSSSCTDGQSRATTHNNNNLRLKSSEKDEDATLPPAQGRMQLFALYNHTGELNTSLRFYSLRVPLQVQKEAGQITEVDTHWLDHMTQHFTSGAHLIDGFFHLEDDNDNGVSSVDSVFIFQSSAEETANTSYDAIVVEQWTVVDGVVVKTDYIPLLQSLAPYGWRLMCVIPTPIVKTNSDGSLSTKQILFLQRPVLQRKRKDFKMRNLRGRSKAKKFTGETEEERENMSPLMETEMDRLRRNSKEEEEAEERKSRDSGRSEEREEDARHQRGFSLLSGSRASVEEREEETDIDKISMSEQELRWTDVCQIDDGGVKEEAKTEEKIKQQLFSGVC